The DNA region GATATACTCTGCATCCATAAAGGAGTTATTGCTATTGGAAAAGTTATTCCGCAAAGCATCATTATAATCCCTCTTACAAACTGTACTGCAGTATTAGTTTCCTTTGCCCATAGAACTAAACTAGCAAATAAACAGCCTAGCCCATATATACCTGGAATCATTATTAAAAATATTAAAAGCCAATGTAAAATATTTCCTGTAAATTGAACTCTGTATATAAATCTATACTCTAAAACAGAAATTACATTTACTGTAAGAGCCTCAGTCATAGATACGAGACCTGCTCCTACTAAATAATCAAATTTATTTATAGGACAAAGCCAGTTAGACTCTAAGGTACCTCTCATCTGTTCCTCTCTTAAAAAAGTTCCAAACCCCCACATAGTTGAATTTACCCACATCCACAGCATAGTTCCAACCACAATATATCCAACATAATTCGGTGTTCCAGTCACAGCACTAAAAGCTTTTAGTCCTGATCTATCTGGTCCTGAAAACCCAATAGCACTTAAAATGTACATAGATGGAAAAATTAATGGCCATATTATTATTTGTATAATCCAAGTAGGATATCGCATTATTAAAGTAAATTCTTTTCTAAAAACCGTACCTATAGTTCTAAACCTATTCATTTAATCCACCCCCTAATCCCTCAAGCTCTTTCCTGTTAAATGTATAAATACATCCTCCAGGGAAGGTTCCTTCACATTCATGCTGAGTATTTTTTTATTATTGTTTGAAACACAATCTATTATCTTTTGAATAACCACATCCCCATCCATATGATGAATATTTAAAATATACCTTCTTCCAGCCTCATCATATTTGCTCACTACATTTTTTATATCTTTTATTTCTTTTATTTCATCTAAAAGTTTTTTATCAGAACCATCCACCTCTACATTTAAAGTCTTTACTTCATTTAACTTTCTTTTTAGATTTTCGGGGGTATCTAATGCTATTATTTTTCCTCCATCTATTATTGCTATTCTATCACTTAAAAAATCTGCTTCTTCCATGTAATGTGTGGTCAAAAGCACAGTTCTTCCTTCATTTTTTATCTCTAGAATTATTTCTCTTAAATTAATAGCTGCTTGAGGATCTAGCCCTAAGGTCGGTTCATCTAGTAAAACCACTGGTGCATTAGGTATCAAGGCTTTGCCTAATGCTACCTTTTGCTTCATACCTGTAGAATATTTCTCTACTAATTCATCTGCCTTATCTTTGAGCCCCAATCTCTCTAACACCTTTTGAGTTCTGTCCTTAGCTTCCTTTTTATTACACCCATATAAAGCTGCAAAATATTCCAAATTCTCCCTAGCACTTAGCTTCCAATATATACTTCTATCTCCTGCTAGTACCGTTCCTATATTACTTAAAGCTTCCATAGGATTTTTATCTACATCTTTTCCCATAACTGTAACACTACCATCTGTAGGCCTTAAAAGGCCTGTTATCATTTTTATAGTTGTGGTTTTTCCTGCTCCATTAGGTCCTAAAAGCCCAAAAACCTCCCCCTTATTTATATGAAAACTTACATCATCCACTGCTTTAAATTCTTTTTTATCAGTTTTTTTAAATAATTTCTTTTTTTCACTGATAAAATACTTTTTTAAATTTTTAACCTCTACTGCTAATTCTTTATTCATTTTAAAAGCCCCCCTTTTTTTAACTTTACATTTTTATTTTATAACTGCAAAAGTTGAATATTTAAATTATATGTTATGATTATCCCACAAAAAGCATTACATTACCTGAATTATGAAATTTCTCTGGAATGACTTGCATAAGAAGCAAAGGAACTATTTAAATTTAATTTTAGAAATTCTTCTTTTAGACAGATAAAATTATCGTAAGCCTGGCAAGGACGCCAGGCTAGCGAACCTGAGGCAGGACGCTGAATGTGAGCGTTAGATAATTTTATATGGCTAAAAGATTAGAATTTCTTAAATTAAATTTATTGTTCCTAGCTCTTATGCAAGTCATGGAGGAGAAATTGCATAATTCTATCACATTATACCTTTTTGTGGTTTAATTATGTTATTTGATATTTAAATTATATTTGCTTTGTTACACCCACTTTTGATTCATTTGACATATTGAAGCTCCCACTGTATTCAACATTTTCTATATTGCATCCTGGTCCTAGTACTATATTTTTACCTCTTACAGTTTCAGCATGAGTGTATTCCAAGTATATTTCATCACCCTCTATTAGCTCACATTGTAATTTAGCTATAGAGTTACTAAAGGACATTTTGAAAAACTTTCCAAATCCTATTTCATCATTTTTTCTTACATCTATCTTCTCTCCACCTATTTCTCCCACTTCATTTTTTCCCTTTAATTTTATATTTATTTCTCCCGCATTAAGCATGCCATCTATTTCAAAAACCCCATTAGAATTAAATATTTCAGCCTCGCAATTACCACCTATTTCTACCGCTCCTGAAACTTTTATTTCTTCTGAATACACATTGCCATCTACATCTATGGCACCAGCTATCTTTAACTCTTTACAATTTATATCTCCCTTTATATCTGCAGCACCACTGACACTTATATAATCACCTTTAACATTTCCATCTATATCTGCAGCACCAGCAACCTTTATATTTTCCCCATCTACATTTCCATTTATATCTCCTGACCCCATTACCTTTAGTTCTTTACACTTCAAATCACCATTTATGTCTCCAGAACCAAGTATCTTAACTTGATTATATTCTCCACCTGAACTCTCTCCTGAACCAAGTATTTTTACATCTCCTAATTTATTTTCCACGCTAAAACCTCCTATATAATCTCTTAAAATTTGTTAGTTTATATTGTTTAATAATATTTTATTCGTCCAACGTAACATTGTTACGCTACAGGAATAAAAAAATATCACTTTAACCAAAATAGAATAAATAATTTCCTTATATTCAATCTCTAATCTCTATTTTCTAAACGCCTTTGCTTGAATAGCATTTCCAATGTCATATACTATTGGCTTTTAATCAAAACTAAAGTCTCTTACCATTTGCTATCTTTTCTCTATACTTTATTGTTTATTTTTCAAATTATTCCTTATGACAATTTCATTGTAACATAACATTGTTTCATTGTAAATACATTTACAATTATTTTTTTAAATCTATATATAATTAAAAAAATAATATGATTAATCCCCAGTGATTAATTTCTCATCTCCATACTTATTTGGAAATTTGAGATTATTCTCTGGGGATTAATAATTTGTATTTTAAAATCAAAATTTGGTGATTAAAGACTTGGGGTTAGGTATTATAAATTATGCTTTTTTCTATTTCTTTAACTATTTCATCTTCTGGATCTATTTCCTTAGCAAGCTTCAAATGGACTTTTGCCTGTTCCAAATCATTAATATTTAAATAGCACATAATTAAATTTGTACATATTTCTACAGAACCCGTAAAACTAAAAGCATCTCTAAAATATGCTATAGCCTTCTCATATTGCCCTATAGAAGCATAATTAAGACCCATTTCATTTATTATTTCTACAGCCTTATTATCTATTGCTAATGCATCATTTAAATAATATATAGCCTTGTCATGATTTTTCATATTTCTATAAGCTACTGCAACATAATAATATATTTCAGCTTTATCTCCTAGAGGCTGCATAAGTGGAATTAACAATTTTAATGCTTCCTCAGGTTCTTCACTTACTAAATCTTTACCTTTGTCATATTGATTTATTATGCTTAAAGATTCTTTAAATGTACTAATTTCCTTGCTCTCATCTCCACCTTTAGCTAAATATGTGTTTATACAGTAATATGCCTTTTGGAAATCTTCCTGTTCTTTTAATATAAGAGCTTCGTATAAATATGGTTCTGGAAAATCTTCATACAGTTCTTTACACTGTACTATTAAATTTAATTCCTCTTCCACATAAAGTTTACTGCTTTCCCTTAGCTTATCACAAAGTAATAAGAGTTTTGAAAAGTTGCCCTTGCTTTTTTCTATAATGCAAAGTCCCTTTAACATTATATATCCTTCTTCATAATTATTCTTTTTAATTTCTTTTGCAATTTTAGATTTTATATATTTTTCTCCATCTTTAGTGTTCAAAAGCATCTTTTCATAGTATTTATTAAATTTAAAATTACAATCTGCTCCTAAAACATAAAACATTCCTTCTATAAAGAAACTCATGGGCATAACATCTAAAGCCTTAGTTTCTTTTATCTCTTTAGCTAAGTTTTCTGTTCCCACAGGCATGTATATGTCCTCTTTTAAATCCACATTAAAAAGTTCCTTAAGCCTTTCTCTTTTTATATTTAAAAATAGTAATTTAGATAATTTCTCTGCATAATGAGCTTTTAAATCCACTAAAATTCACCTCCAAGATTTTTTACACATCTAATATTAATTTAAAGTGCTTGTATTGTAAAGTATTCATTTTTATTATACCGTAATTGTAAATAACTACAATTATAAAAGATAAAGGGTGAAAACTCACCCTTTACATAAATCTATTAATTTTAGCTTATTAATTTTATAAATCAATTTACCACATAAGTTTTAAACTCTATATTATTGTTTTAATTTAAAATGTAGAATTTAAATTAAATATTAAAACTCACAATTTATTCAATTTATTAAAATAAATAATATTATTTTAGTCTATCAAACTCATTACCTGCTCTTTAAATTTAATCATTTTACCTTTACAGTTTTCACTGCTATCTCCTACTACTGATAAATATATTTTTATTTTTGGCTCTGTACCTGAAGGTCTGACTACAAAACAAGAATTATCCTCTAGTATAAATTTTAATACATTAGACTTAGGAAGATCTATTTCTTCTTCATTTATTTTTACTAAATCTTTTTGTATTCCTAATTTGTAGTCAAACTTCTTGATTATTTTAATCTCATTCAAATGAGCTTTCATGGAGTGTCTCAAATGCTCCATAAGCTTCTCTATCTTTTCCTGACCTTCTTTTCCTTTAAGTGTGATAGAGACCAATTCTTCTTTATAGAATCCATATTTATTGTATAATTTCTGAAGTGCATCATACAATGTCAAGCCTTTGGATTTATAGTAAAGGGCCATTTCACATATAAGCATAGATGTTATAACTGCATCTTTATCCCTTACAAAATCTCCAGTTAGGTATCCATAGCTTTCCTCAAATCCAAAAATATACTTTTTATCCCCTTTTTCTTCAAACTCCTTCATTTTTTCCCCTATATACTTAAAACCTGTGAGTACATCTATAATTTCTACATTGTACTCTCTAGCTATTTTCCTAGCTATTTCTGTAGTTACTATGGTCTTAATCACCACACCATTTCTAGGTAATTTTTGTTCTTCTTTTAAGGAGGATAATATATATTCCATTAATAATGCACCAGTTTGATTTCCTGTTAGTACCTTATACTGTCCTTCTTTATTTTTAACTACTACGCCAATTCTGTCACAATCTGGATCAGTTCCAAAAATAAGATCTGGCTCTATATCCTCTGCCATTTTAAGAGCTATGTCAAAAACTCTTGGGTCTTCTGGGTTAGGATAATCCACTGTAGGGAAATTACCATCTGGCTTTTCTTGCTCTTTAACAGTGTAGACCTTTTCATAACCCAATTCCTTTAAAACTCTTCTTACTGGTTTATTGCCCGAACCATGAATAGGTGTATATATTATCTTTAATTCATCAGCTTTTTCTTTAATTAAACTTTTTCTTATGGATAAATCCTTTACTCTTTCCATATATACATTGTCTACTTCTTCCCCTATTATAGAAAGAATTCCTTCTTCTTTAGCCTTTTCTATTTCCATAAATTTAATTTCATTAAAATCTTCAATTCCATTTATTTCTGATATTATTGCATCTGCTGTACTATCTGTTATTTGTCCGCCATCTTCTCCATAAACCTTATATCCGTTATATTCTTTAGGATTATGTGAAGCAGTTATTACTATACCTGCACTACTTTTTAAATGTCTTACGGTAAAAGATAACATGGGGGTAGGTCTTAGACTTTCAAATAAATTCACCTTTATTCCCTTAGCGCATAATACCATAGCAGCAGCTTCTGCAAACTCTTTTGATTTATTTCTAGAATCATAGGCTATACTAACTGAAGCCTCAGCTCCATTTTTATTTATTAAATATCTTCCTAAGCCTTCTGTGGCTTTTCCTACAGTATAGATATTCATTCTATTACTACCAGCACCTATTATTCCTCTAAGACCTCCTGTACCAAATTGAAGATCTTTATAGAATCTATCTTCTTTTTCTTTTTCATTTTTTATATTTATTAGTTCTTTTTTAGTTTCTTTATCTATAAAATTGGAGTTTATCCATAACTGATATTTTTCATTGTATGTCATTTTTATCCCCCTTGTAATATTATTGTTTTTAACTATAAAATAATCTTACTAGTATATAATATTACAAAAAAGAGGAATAATCAATTTGATTATTCCTCTTTTACCTCTAGTTCATAATTTTCTTCATTTTCTACATTTACTTCTTCATTTTTTGCATAAGTAACACTCAATATAACAGTGTCTGGGTCTTCTATCATGGATATTTCCTTTGCCATTTCTACATCGCCCATTCTTATCACACTTCCAACTTTTAATCCCTTTAAATCAATGTGTATACTCTTAGGCAATTCTTCCGCATTACACTGAACTTTAATACTATTTTTCTCCTTTTGCAATATACCACCAGTTTTAGATACAATTTTTTCATTATGGAATACTATAGGAACATCAGATTGTACTATGGAATTTCTTTTAATCTCTTGTAAATCCACATGTATTATTTCATGATTTACAGCATCTCTTTGAACTTCTTTAATAAGAGCTTTTACTATGCTTCCTTCCACATCTAAGTCTATAATTCCGTGCTCTCCTACTCCATTTATTTCTCTTTTTAGTTCCAATTCTCCTACTTCAAACATATAATTTCCCAATGATTTCCCATAAAGAACCCCAGGAACTAATCCCATTCTTCTTTTCTTTTTAGCTGAATTAGAAGTTTTATTTTGTCTTTTACTCAATACTAAAGTTTCCATTTTTATCCCTCCCATTTATGTATTATTGACAAAATACATGAATAATATTCCCTTCAAATGCAATACTAATGTTAGTGTATATACCTAATTAAAATTCAATTTTTTTACTCTCTTTTTACGTTGATAATAAACACTCTTCTCACTTTTAAAAAAACATAAAAATTATTTAAAATAAATTTAATTTTTTATTGCATTCTATTTCCATTTAACTTATAATGATATTGTTTTAAACGAACTAGATAATATTTCTAAGGAAGTTCGCGGATTTTTAAGAAAGAAGGTGTTAATTAAGGTGTATAAATTAAATCAAAAGGAAACTCCTTTATTTGATGCATTAATGGAATATGTGGATAGAGATACTTTACCCTTTCACGTACCTGGTCATAAAAAAGGAGTGGGAATGGACGAAACTTTTAAAAACTTCATAGGTGAAAATCCTTTTAAAATTGATGTAACAGTTTTTAAGTTAGTTGATAGCCTACATCATCCTAGTGGACCTATAAAAAGAGCACAAGAATTAGCTGCAGATGCATATGGATCTAATGCTGCATTTTTTTCAATTCATGGCACATCAGGTGCTATACAAGCTATGATACTTTCAGTAGTGGGAGCTGGAGATAAAATTATTATCCCTAGAAATGTCCATAAATCTGTTACTGCTGGAATAATATTAAGCGGTGCTCACCCTGTTTATATGCAGCCTGAAATAGATAAGAATCTAGGTATTGCTCATGGTGTATCGCCAGAAACAGTGGAGAGAACCCTTAAAGAAAATCCTGATGCAAAAGCAGTTTTAATAATTAACCCTACTTATTATGGAGTAGCTACAAATATAAAGAAAATAAGTGATATAGTTCACAATTATAATATTCCACTTATAGTAGATGAAGCTCATGGTCCGCATTTAGGATTTAACGATAAATTACCAGTTTCCGCTATAGATGCAGGAGCTGACATGTGTGCTCAAAGCACCCATAAGATAATAGGTGCTCTAACTCAGTGCTCCTTATTACATGTTAATTCTGATAGAGTAGATACTAGAAGAGTTCAACAGGTATTGAATTTACTTCACACTACCTCACCTTCTTATATTCTTATGGCATCGCTTGATTGTGCTAGAAGACAAATAGCCTTAGATGGGAAAGAACTTTTAGACAAAACTATAGATTTGTCCAACTATGTAAGAAATGAAATAAATAAAATTCCTGGTTT from Haloimpatiens massiliensis includes:
- a CDS encoding aminotransferase class I/II-fold pyridoxal phosphate-dependent enzyme — its product is MYKLNQKETPLFDALMEYVDRDTLPFHVPGHKKGVGMDETFKNFIGENPFKIDVTVFKLVDSLHHPSGPIKRAQELAADAYGSNAAFFSIHGTSGAIQAMILSVVGAGDKIIIPRNVHKSVTAGIILSGAHPVYMQPEIDKNLGIAHGVSPETVERTLKENPDAKAVLIINPTYYGVATNIKKISDIVHNYNIPLIVDEAHGPHLGFNDKLPVSAIDAGADMCAQSTHKIIGALTQCSLLHVNSDRVDTRRVQQVLNLLHTTSPSYILMASLDCARRQIALDGKELLDKTIDLSNYVRNEINKIPGFKCFGEEILGTPGAYAFDPTKITITCKDLGITGYQLDTILADKYHIQMELSDFYNTLAVGSFGDTKEGMDRLLSALKEISEDYYGKSDRKIDFLDIPAIPEQVLIPREAFNSEKTCISINESIGKISGEFLLAYPPGIPVLCPGERITKEVIDYVSQLKEAGLYVQGTEDPNVEYIKVVEKEDAVFINVE
- a CDS encoding tetratricopeptide repeat protein, with translation MDLKAHYAEKLSKLLFLNIKRERLKELFNVDLKEDIYMPVGTENLAKEIKETKALDVMPMSFFIEGMFYVLGADCNFKFNKYYEKMLLNTKDGEKYIKSKIAKEIKKNNYEEGYIMLKGLCIIEKSKGNFSKLLLLCDKLRESSKLYVEEELNLIVQCKELYEDFPEPYLYEALILKEQEDFQKAYYCINTYLAKGGDESKEISTFKESLSIINQYDKGKDLVSEEPEEALKLLIPLMQPLGDKAEIYYYVAVAYRNMKNHDKAIYYLNDALAIDNKAVEIINEMGLNYASIGQYEKAIAYFRDAFSFTGSVEICTNLIMCYLNINDLEQAKVHLKLAKEIDPEDEIVKEIEKSIIYNT
- a CDS encoding ABC transporter permease, which gives rise to MNRFRTIGTVFRKEFTLIMRYPTWIIQIIIWPLIFPSMYILSAIGFSGPDRSGLKAFSAVTGTPNYVGYIVVGTMLWMWVNSTMWGFGTFLREEQMRGTLESNWLCPINKFDYLVGAGLVSMTEALTVNVISVLEYRFIYRVQFTGNILHWLLIFLIMIPGIYGLGCLFASLVLWAKETNTAVQFVRGIIMMLCGITFPIAITPLWMQSISKCIPFTYGIIAARQLMVNGETLRAASFNMIMCLILGIIIFILGRLAFLYTEKRVKNQGALGRF
- a CDS encoding 50S ribosomal protein L25 — protein: METLVLSKRQNKTSNSAKKKRRMGLVPGVLYGKSLGNYMFEVGELELKREINGVGEHGIIDLDVEGSIVKALIKEVQRDAVNHEIIHVDLQEIKRNSIVQSDVPIVFHNEKIVSKTGGILQKEKNSIKVQCNAEELPKSIHIDLKGLKVGSVIRMGDVEMAKEISMIEDPDTVILSVTYAKNEEVNVENEENYELEVKEE
- a CDS encoding ABC transporter ATP-binding protein; protein product: MNKELAVEVKNLKKYFISEKKKLFKKTDKKEFKAVDDVSFHINKGEVFGLLGPNGAGKTTTIKMITGLLRPTDGSVTVMGKDVDKNPMEALSNIGTVLAGDRSIYWKLSARENLEYFAALYGCNKKEAKDRTQKVLERLGLKDKADELVEKYSTGMKQKVALGKALIPNAPVVLLDEPTLGLDPQAAINLREIILEIKNEGRTVLLTTHYMEEADFLSDRIAIIDGGKIIALDTPENLKRKLNEVKTLNVEVDGSDKKLLDEIKEIKDIKNVVSKYDEAGRRYILNIHHMDGDVVIQKIIDCVSNNNKKILSMNVKEPSLEDVFIHLTGKSLRD
- a CDS encoding phospho-sugar mutase, translated to MTYNEKYQLWINSNFIDKETKKELINIKNEKEKEDRFYKDLQFGTGGLRGIIGAGSNRMNIYTVGKATEGLGRYLINKNGAEASVSIAYDSRNKSKEFAEAAAMVLCAKGIKVNLFESLRPTPMLSFTVRHLKSSAGIVITASHNPKEYNGYKVYGEDGGQITDSTADAIISEINGIEDFNEIKFMEIEKAKEEGILSIIGEEVDNVYMERVKDLSIRKSLIKEKADELKIIYTPIHGSGNKPVRRVLKELGYEKVYTVKEQEKPDGNFPTVDYPNPEDPRVFDIALKMAEDIEPDLIFGTDPDCDRIGVVVKNKEGQYKVLTGNQTGALLMEYILSSLKEEQKLPRNGVVIKTIVTTEIARKIAREYNVEIIDVLTGFKYIGEKMKEFEEKGDKKYIFGFEESYGYLTGDFVRDKDAVITSMLICEMALYYKSKGLTLYDALQKLYNKYGFYKEELVSITLKGKEGQEKIEKLMEHLRHSMKAHLNEIKIIKKFDYKLGIQKDLVKINEEEIDLPKSNVLKFILEDNSCFVVRPSGTEPKIKIYLSVVGDSSENCKGKMIKFKEQVMSLID
- a CDS encoding polymer-forming cytoskeletal protein — translated: MENKLGDVKILGSGESSGGEYNQVKILGSGDINGDLKCKELKVMGSGDINGNVDGENIKVAGAADIDGNVKGDYISVSGAADIKGDINCKELKIAGAIDVDGNVYSEEIKVSGAVEIGGNCEAEIFNSNGVFEIDGMLNAGEINIKLKGKNEVGEIGGEKIDVRKNDEIGFGKFFKMSFSNSIAKLQCELIEGDEIYLEYTHAETVRGKNIVLGPGCNIENVEYSGSFNMSNESKVGVTKQI